In Mastacembelus armatus unplaced genomic scaffold, fMasArm1.2, whole genome shotgun sequence, a single genomic region encodes these proteins:
- the rreb1a gene encoding ras-responsive element-binding protein 1 isoform X3 codes for MENSAEELREVEEANTEMNEEPEVREKKMHNKPKGGINGMTEAAASGGEKLQNGDRGGGEGGEDGGGITGAEGGGDLSSINAMMSAVMSAAGTINGGGDGQRGSGVTSANSSAGPSPSPSPSKSLTAAMRAPPSRNARRNQDTKDDSSACICPLCDKSCQTQHQLTMHIRQHNADTGATDHSCSICGKCLSSASSLDRHMLVHSGERPYKCSICGQTFTTNGNMHRHMKIHEKDPASGLFPVSPPSPSKRRRPSVKRRQSPVEDNGEEPPSKKVVDDAASEDTSVVVRGSEEELLPCPICFKTCSTRLELDAHMDTHPDTALRCDRCCLTFRTHRGLLRHNAGVHKLFPQDPTGRPFIQNNPSIPTGFNDLAFIDFSCKKFAHIAQVWCETNLRRCISKFHRFICDYCDKAFPLRSALDRHKTTSHPDKHKAPDTEVTVEKTEEDGVTENCIESDSQDAEKKKGLPSEQASFLQVLGLQHISKVKYGPTDDEIHQAHLDSIKVIPVELPCSSLPQEPASAYLSGGLGLTLGLGVGGLAALSIPVVDASGSASTLQGISQREALSLLSLQPFQTSFLLQPDGCAATASAASSGTKPVEAGGAGIMELADIQQILKVAAAAPNQMGLTLPPLAKAPGFTAVQGQVQGQKAMPPLKPKPPITPRCSLTATTPPPLQSSQQASLGCISPSLPPPTSNLLKTPSSSSSSTSAAGNLGQMDAECMGNAHMPLSESPPAATTAIHDEAGFSGRKPGTKGGNSAGSTKGTFPCRFCDQVFSFSGVLQAHMRFHLGILPHQCNICDYIAPDKATLIRHLRTHSGERPYVCRVCHYPFTVKANCERHLRKKHNKTSRKDIEKHIKYVTSTTTANIAATMTASTTTASQDTEMGCTGTDTTCRFCGEDLKTYRALQIHLRTHNGCQRKPFECRRCGAAFLAKRNCIHHLLKQHPEVQEKEIEEHITTLQPATVSVTTVAAAQAAPINQMVLNGISQSPIQAVHAVKVEDLASMAYSSELDQPLDFSAKSRGTRSHVASPGVKLESPTFDCSVLDQPIDLSIPSKRQRIESVNGENREIKMEQSSSTIEQQHALVLSKDEKAALSSLNPHPQLGCYQLPPGSTPPPASVSNVNNSVRAQRLKPLLPKPASSTSSSPSSSLKELPPLASIAQIIHSVSGAPDLLKREPTSLEGKPQAALASSQADSATEAPGPSSVLETQSDDTSEGSSRKRSRKKLSVLAAKEKSAVSNGSIDLESSGEFASVEKMLATTDANKFSNYLQTGAADLGVKRDVDRARGGKEKEAGAREEVNSVAAAVPQSKGKKNAYSNSVQKMTCPFCPRVFPWASSLQRHMLTHTGQKPFPCPRCDAFFSTKSNCERHLLRKHGVSHRTLRRNGAIIKKEGEEGSHESAESQSETEQVAPDAQENSGTSTDTGPAPITESSTSSDQQGVGSKQLSPTHKPSQGCTPAVEAVEQQETETTEQLDQQGTPETRAAQGKKLSQSSTTKVENTDDEDCHSNKSLDLNFGKKLIDFKLSTSSGSTQEEQQTSSSSSTSAPQAATESPEEEKSATTTSTSSSSAVKQQTEYKHVCRVCKKSFRYATTLARHERVHLTEEVPIPASTEENSPVKEAMESSSTKSTEEEKEEEQKKETEMEVEEGGTKGGESEAGESGESEEEKEKEERSDEEPPEPKNLEGGEVSGGRVDKRKKICNVCGKRFWSLQDLTRHMRSHTGERPYQCQTCERTFTLKHSLVRHQRIHLKPRGADGACTANDDASEDGDSCTPTPTSTCPPSENESECGSGAAGAKELEEEDVKDEGEGERDTGDGPESVTLEEESPAKPEKSCADAEPIASEDPDVEQKPEVSADTTSSLQATETEATTNDNSSVSNLKSVTDSSKDPSTSSSSSPPGESTADTPTECSTQGLQDIHAKPLLEHILPNGEPPQLGAD; via the exons ATGGAAAACTCCGCAGAGGAGCTGAGAGAAGTAGAAGAAGCCAATACTGAGATGAATGAGGAACCAGaggtgagagagaagaaaatgcaCAATAAACCCAAAG GAGGGATTAATGGTATGACAGAGGCGGCAGCGAGTGGAGGAGAGAAGCTACAGAACGGAGAccgaggaggaggtgaaggaggcGAAGACGGAGGAGGAATAACTGGAGCTGAAGGTGGAGGAGACCTGTCCTCCATTAATGCCATGATGTCAGCAGTGATGTCAGCAGCAGGGACCATTAATGGTGGTGGAGATGGACAAAGAGGGAGTGGTGTCACCTCAGCTAACTCCTCTGCTGGCCCCTCACCGAG CCCCTCCCCCAGCAAGTCGCTCACAGCAGCCATGAGAGCCCCACCCAGCCGCAACGCACGACGCAACCAG GACACCAAAGATGACAGCTCAGCTTGTATCTGTCCACTGTGTGACAAGAGCTGTCAGACACAACATCAGCTCACCATGCACATCAGACAG cacaATGCAGACACTGGAGCGACGGATCACTCGTGTAGTATCTGTGGGAAGTGCCTGAGCTCAGCCTCATCACTGGATAGACACATGTTGGTCCACAGCGGAGAGAGACCCTACAAATGTTCCATCTGTGGACAGACCTTCACTACCAATGGAAACATGCACAG aCATATGAAGATCCATGAAAAGGACCCAGCTAGTGGTCTGTTCCCGGTCAGCCCACCCTCCCCATCAAAACGCCGCCGTCCATCAGTCAAGCGGAGGCAGAGCCCTGTGGAGGACAATGGCGAGGAGCCGCCTAGCAAAAAG GTCGTTGATGATGCGGCATCTGAGGACACATCAGTGGTGGTTCGAGGATcagaggaggagctgctgcCTTGTCCCATCTGCTTCAAGACCTGCAGCACCAGACTGGAGCTGGAcgcacacatggacacacacccTGACACAGCACTGAG gTGTGATCGCTGCTGCCTTACTTTCCGAACCCACCGTGGTTTGTTGCGTCACAATGCGGGGGTTCATAAGCTCTTCCCTCAGGACCCTACTGGCCGCCCCTTCATCCAGAACAATCCCTCTATCCCTACTGGCTTCAATGACCTGGCCTTCATTGACTTCTCCTGCAAGAAGTTTGCACACATTGCACAG GTCTGGTGTGAGACAAACCTTCGTCGCTGTATCAGTAAATTTCACCGGTTTATCTGTGACTACTGTGACAAGGCATTCCCCCTTCGCTCTGCTCTTGACCGCCATAAAACCACCTCTCACCCTGACAAACACAAAGCCCCTGATACAGAGGTAACTGTGGAGAAAACGGAAGAGGATGGTGTTACAGAAAACTGCATTGAGAGTGACAGTCAggatgcagagaaaaagaaaggccTCCCCTCAGAGCAGGCCAGTTTCCTGCAAGTGCTGGGTCTTCAGCACATATCTAAG GTGAAGTATGGTCCCACAGACGATGAGATTCATCAGGCCCATCTGGACAGCATTAAGGTGATCCCTGTGGAGCTGCCATGCTCCAGCCTTCCCCAGGAGCCAGCCTCAGCCTACCTGTCTGGAGGTCTGGGGCTGACTTTGGGGTTGGGTGTGGGAGGACTGGCAGCCCTTAGCATCCCTGTGGTGGATGCCTCAGGCTCAGCCTCCACCCTGCAGGGCATCTCACAGAGAGAAGCCCTGAGCTTGCTATCTCTACAGCCCTTCCAGACAAGTTTCCTCCTGCAACCTGACGGGTGTGCTGCAACTGCCAGCGCTGCTTCCTCAGGCACCAAACCTGTAGAGGCGGGTGGAGCTGGGATCATGGAACTGGCAGATATCCAGCAAATCCTCAAGGTGGCAGCTGCAGCACCAAATCAGATGGGACTGACACTTCCACCTCTGGCCAAAGCTCCTGGATTCACTGCAGTTCAGG GTCAAGTCCAGGGTCAGAAGGCAATGCCTCCATTGAAGCCCAAACCACCCATCACCCCTCGCTGCAGCCTCACAGCAACGACTCCTCCCCCACTTCAGAGCTCCCAGCAAGCCTCACTGGGCTGCATTAGCCCCAGCCTGCCACCTCCCACCTCAAATCTCTTAAAAAcaccctcctcatcctcttcatctaCTTCAGCTGCTGGGAACCTAGGGCAGATGGATGCAGAATGCATGGGCAATGCTCACATGCCATTGTCTGAATCTCCACCCGCTGCCACCACAGCTATACATGACGAAGCAGGGTTTAGTGGAAGAAAGCCAGGAACCAAAGGGGGGAACAGTGCTGGCTCAACTAAAGGGACATTTCCATGTCGCTTTTGTGACCAGGTGTTCTCCTTTTCTGGTGTCTTGCAGGCTCATATGCGCTTCCATCTCGGCATTCTTCCTCACCAGTGCAACATCTGCGATTATATAGCTCCAGACAAAGCCACACTGATCCGACACCTGCGTACACATAGTGGCGAACGGCCATACGTCTGCCGGGTCTGTCATTATCCTTTCACTGTCAAGGCCAATTGTGAACGCCATCTCAGGAAGAAGCACAACAAGACCTCAAGGAAAGACATTGAGAAACACATCAAGTATGTCACCTCCACCACTACAGCAAATATTGCAGCAACGATGACTGCTTCAACAACCACCGCCAGCCAGGACACAGAGATGGGCTGCACTGGAACTGACACAACATGCCGATTCTGTGGTGAGGACTTGAAGACCTATCGGGCTCTGCAGATCCACCTGCGCACACACAATGGCTGCCAGAGGAAGCCATTCGAGTGCCGGCGTTGTGGTGCTGCCTTCCTAGCCAAACGTAACTGTATCCACCACCTGCTCAAGCAGCACCCTGAAGTGCAAGAGAAGGAGATTGAGGAGCATATTACCACACTTCAGCCTGCCACTGTGTCTGTTACTACAGTTGCTGCTGCCCAAGCTGCTCCGATAAATCAGATGGTGCTGAATGGAATCAGTCAGTCTCCAATCCAGGCAGTACACGCGGTTAAGGTGGAGGATCTGGCTAGCATGGCTTATTCTTCAGAACTGGACCAGCCACTGGACTTTTCCGCTAAAAGTCGGGGAACCCGTAGCCATGTAGCATCTCCTGGGGTCAAACTGGAGTCCCCGACCTTTGACTGCTCTGTTCTGGACCAGCCCATTGACCTGTCGATTCCCAGCAAGAGGCAGCGCATAGAGTCAGTGAATGGAGAGAACAGGGAGATCAAGatggagcagagcagcagcaccatTGAGCAGCAGCATGCCCTTGTTCTGTCCAAGGATGAAAAGGCGGCCCTGTCTTCTCTAAATCCTCACCCACAGCTTGGCTGTTACCAGCTTCCCCCGGGATCCACCCCTCCCCCTGCCTCTGTCTCCAACGTTAACAATTCTGTACGAGCCCAACGTCTCAAACCACTGCTGCCCaaacctgcctcctccacatCCTCATCACCCTCCTCTTCCCTCAAAGAACTTCCTCCTCTGGCCTCCATCGCTCAGATCATCCATTCCGTCTCTGGAGCTCCAGACCTGCTGAAGAGAGAGCCCACTTCGCTGGAGGGCAAACCCCAAGCAGCTCTTGCGTCCTCTCAAGCTGATTCTGCAACAGAAGCCCCAGGGCCCTCTTCTGTTCTGGAGACACAAAGTGACGACACATCTGAGGGATCCTCCAG AAAGAGGTCTCGGAAGAAACTTTCTGTTCTGGCAGCGAAGGAGAAGTCCGCTGTGAGCAACGGTAGCATCGACCTGGAGTCCAGTGGAGAGTTTGCCAGTGTGGAGAAGATGCTGGCCACCACTGATGCCAATAAGTTCAGCAACTACCTGCAGACCGGAGCTGCTGATCTGGGAGTAAAGAGAG ATGTCGACAGAGCaagaggagggaaggagaagGAGGCAGGAGCCAGGGAGGAGGTAAACTCAGTCGCAGCAGCAGTGCCTCAGTCCAAAGGGAAGAAGAATGCCTACTCCAACTCTGTCCAGAAGATGACCTGTCCCTTCTGCCCCCGAGTGTTTCCCTGGGCAAGCTCGCTGCAACgacacatgctgacacacactg GTCAGAAACCATTCCCCTGTCCAAGGTGCGATGCCTTCTTCTCCACCAAATCCAACTGTGAGCGCCACCTGTTGAGGAAACATGGTGTGAGCCACAGGACACTGCGTCGCAATGGTGCCATCATtaaaaaagaaggagaggaaggcTCACATGAGAGTGCAG AGAGTCAGTCAGAGACGGAGCAGGTAGCACCAGACGCACAGGAGAACAGTGGCACCTCCACAGACACAGGCCCTGCCCCCATCACAGAGAGCTCCACCTCCTCTGACCAACAAGGGGTGGGTTCAAAACAGCTAAGCCCCACCCACAAACCCAGCCAAG GTTGCACTCCTGCTGTTGAAGCTGTAGAGCAGCAGGAGACAGAAACCACAGAGCAGTTGGACCAGCAGGGGACACCGGAGACCAGAGCCGCACAGGGCAAAAAGCTTTCACAAAGCAGCACCACCAAG gtGGAGAACACAGATGATGAGGACTGCCACAGTAACAAGAGTCTGGACCTGAACTTTGGCAAAAAGCTCATTGACTTCAAactctccacctcctctggCTCCACTCAGGAAGAACAACagacctcctcttcctcctctaccTCTGCTCCCCAGGCAGCAACAGAGAgcccagaggaggagaaaagtgCTAcaaccacctccacctccagcagctCTGCGGTGAAGCAGCAGACAGAGTACAAACATGTGTGTCGAGTGTGTAAAAAGAGTTTCCGTTATGCCACTACCCTTGCTCGCCACGAGAGGGTACACCTCACAGAGGAGGTGCCAATTCCAGCATCAACGGAGGAGAATTCGCCGGTGAAAGAGGCGATGGAGAGCAGCTCCACCAAAtcgacagaggaggaaaaagaagaggagcagaagaaggagacagagatggaggtCGAGGAAGGAGGAACAAAAGGAGGTGAGAGTGAGGCAGGAGAGAGTGGGGagtcagaggaggagaaggagaaggaggagaggagtgaTGAGGAGCCACCTGAACCAAAGAATTTAGAGGGAGGAGAGGTGTCTGGAGGACGAGTGgataagaggaagaagatcTGTAACGTCTGTGGCAAACGATTCTGGTCCTTGCAGGACCTGACCAGACACATGAGATCACACACAG GTGAACGGCCCTACCAGTGTCAAACCTGTGAGAGGACTTTCACCCTGAAGCACAGCCTGGTTCGCCACCAAAGGATCCACCTGAAGCCCCGTGGAGCTGATGGAGCCTGCACTGCAAACGATGACGCTAGCGAGGACGGAGACTCCTGCACCCCGACGCCAACCTCCACCTGCCCACCCTCAGAGAATGAGAGTGAGTGTGGGAGTGGTGCTGCTGGGGccaaagagctggaggaagaggatgtAAAAGATGAGGGTGAGGGTGAAAGGGACACTGGTGATGGACCAGAATCGGTCACACTGGAAGAGGAAAGCCCTGCAAAACCAGAAAAGTCTTGTGCTGATGCTGAACCCATTGCTTCCGAAGACCCAGATGTTGAGCAAAAACCAGAAGTTTCTGCTGACACAACTTCCAGCCTACAAGCTACTGAAACAGAGGCAACTACTAATGACAATTCTTCAGTCAGCAACCTAAAGTCAGTAACTGACTCTTCCAAAGACCCTTCTACTTCATCCTCCAGCTCTCCACCAGGGGAGTCCACAGCAGACACCCCTACAGAGTGCTCCACCCAGGGGCTGCAGGATATCCATGCCAAGCCCTTGCTGGAGCACATCCTCCCCAATGGAGAACCTCCTCAGCTGGGAGCAGACTAA